CAGAATAAAAGACACCTCATCGTTTACACCTCCATCTACGTGAATTTTCTTAGCAGGAAACATCTTTGTAAACCTGCGAATACGGTTAAAGTTATCTTTACGAAAAACCCCTCCACTTTGCCCGGGGGTAGTTGTCATTAGCAGTATAAAAGAATACTGATCCTGAAACTGCTCAAACACCTCTAATGGAGTATCCGAGACTACTGCCAGGCCATACTGTGTACCATTGTTCGGCAAAGTAAAATTACGGCCTTCCATATCCTCATACTGAAATTGCACGTACTCTATGTCATGCTGTACTATCTGATCCAGATATTTTTCCGGTTCAGAAGAAATAATATGCAGATCAATTGGAGTATTGCTAATTTTACGAATCTGAGCGATATCATCAAATACAGCAGGATTGTCATTACAGTCAATATGGAAGGAATCTATATTCAGAGCATCCAGCTCTTTTACTAATTGTTCCAGAGACTTTGCTTTGTTCGAGTATAATGAAGCAGAAATTTTCAATGGTTTATCCTCTTTCTTGTTCTCTTTCAGTAATAAATTTGTGGCGTAAAGTTCAGCATTTTCCGCTTATTACCTATAATTTTGACCGCTTTTTATGATCGTTATTAAGCTTATATCACGTCTTCCCTTATCCGTACTCTATTTGTTTTCGGATTTTCTGTATTTTCTGTTGCGCTTTGTAACAGCATATCGCAAGAGAGTAATTATGAAAAACCTTCGCAATTCCTTTCCTGAAAAAAGCGAGAAAGAGCTTATATATATTAAAAACCGATTTTACCGTCACTTGGGAGATGTAATAGTAGAAAGCATAAAAACACTTACTATTTCTGAAGCGGAGCTCAACCAAAGGGTAAAGCTGATAAACCCTGAAGTCATCACTACTTTTTATGATCAGGGACAGTCTGTTATTGGCCTTTCGTCCCATCAGGGTAACTGGGAATGGATGCTGGTATCATGCAGTTCACAACTACCTTTTCATATAGATGCAGTATACATGCAGCTCAAAAACAACTTTTTTGATGGTGTGATGCAGAAAATAAGAGGCCGGTTTGGGGCAACTCCTATAGAAAAGCGCACCTCTTTTCGTAGTATGATGCTGCAAAAGAAAGTAAGTATTACGGCAATGGTAGCTGACCAGCGGGCACAAAAAAGCCAGTATCAGTATTATACGACTTTTCTGAACCAGGAAACCGGCTTTTATGAAGGTCCGGAAAGGATCGCCCACAAGCTTAAAAGACCAGCTTTTATTGTAGATATGAAGCGAGAGCGGAGGGGGTATTATAGCATCCACTTTCATGTGATTGATAAACCTC
This window of the Porifericola rhodea genome carries:
- a CDS encoding CBS domain-containing protein, with the protein product MKISASLYSNKAKSLEQLVKELDALNIDSFHIDCNDNPAVFDDIAQIRKISNTPIDLHIISSEPEKYLDQIVQHDIEYVQFQYEDMEGRNFTLPNNGTQYGLAVVSDTPLEVFEQFQDQYSFILLMTTTPGQSGGVFRKDNFNRIRRFTKMFPAKKIHVDGGVNDEVSFILRSMGVDSAVSGSFLVNHTSMGAALMGLKLQEVNSHYQVKDIVIDKADLPVLNMDHCSFKEVLQAIEKYDLGFALFTDQNQQLKGLASNADVRRGLLRNIEDLNQTRVADVVNTTPVKIQEEATITDLLALVTSKSFPILFLPVVNANNELTGAVTFNNLIRGEV
- a CDS encoding lysophospholipid acyltransferase family protein, which translates into the protein MIVIKLISRLPLSVLYLFSDFLYFLLRFVTAYRKRVIMKNLRNSFPEKSEKELIYIKNRFYRHLGDVIVESIKTLTISEAELNQRVKLINPEVITTFYDQGQSVIGLSSHQGNWEWMLVSCSSQLPFHIDAVYMQLKNNFFDGVMQKIRGRFGATPIEKRTSFRSMMLQKKVSITAMVADQRAQKSQYQYYTTFLNQETGFYEGPERIAHKLKRPAFIVDMKRERRGYYSIHFHVIDKPPFNKEPNYITKQFARLIEEAIQERPAEWLWSHNRWKYKRQTSEMPASVE